A genome region from Pseudanabaena sp. Chao 1811 includes the following:
- a CDS encoding homocysteine biosynthesis protein, which translates to MPQTIADINDKIKAGKAKVLTATELKTLVADIGVTQATKKVDVIVTGTFEPMESSGAILNLGHTDPPIKIRTCWIDGVPAYAGFGAVDIYLGATQEPEANDEGVQNRGGGHVIADLIAGKTVNFKAIGHPNDCYPRANFETTITKDSINQFYLFNPRNLYQNFIVGVNGGEETLYTYLGPLQPRLGNAVYSNPGAISPLWNDPDLQLIGIGTRIFMGGGIGYVAWEGTQHFPLQKRLENRTPIGPAATLALIGDAKQMTPEWVRGCYFRNYGASLMMGVAVPLPVIDEEVVARAAVIDEQLVAPVIDFSIPRRVRPIFGSVSYAQLKSGKIEISGTTVRTAPLASLHLSEEAAKTLKDWIVKGEFTLTEPVALLPSDRTFLPQDVRGF; encoded by the coding sequence ATGCCCCAAACGATCGCCGATATTAATGACAAAATCAAAGCTGGTAAGGCTAAAGTCCTAACTGCGACTGAGCTTAAAACCCTTGTTGCCGATATTGGGGTTACGCAGGCGACAAAAAAAGTAGATGTGATCGTTACAGGCACATTTGAACCCATGGAATCATCGGGGGCAATTCTCAATTTAGGACATACCGATCCACCGATCAAGATTCGCACTTGCTGGATTGATGGTGTACCTGCCTATGCGGGATTTGGAGCTGTTGATATTTATTTAGGTGCAACCCAAGAACCAGAGGCTAATGATGAAGGTGTCCAAAATCGTGGCGGCGGTCATGTGATTGCGGATTTAATTGCAGGCAAGACAGTTAACTTTAAAGCGATCGGACATCCTAACGATTGTTATCCGCGTGCTAATTTTGAGACGACAATTACGAAGGATTCGATCAATCAGTTCTATCTTTTTAATCCTCGCAATCTCTATCAAAATTTTATTGTCGGTGTGAATGGAGGTGAAGAAACTCTTTACACTTATTTGGGTCCACTTCAGCCACGCTTAGGAAATGCAGTCTATTCTAATCCTGGGGCAATTTCGCCATTATGGAATGATCCTGATTTGCAATTGATTGGGATTGGTACACGTATCTTTATGGGTGGTGGTATTGGCTATGTGGCATGGGAAGGAACCCAGCATTTCCCATTGCAAAAGCGTTTAGAGAATCGTACCCCGATTGGACCTGCGGCGACTTTGGCGCTAATCGGTGATGCTAAGCAAATGACTCCTGAATGGGTGCGTGGTTGCTATTTCCGTAACTATGGTGCGTCGCTGATGATGGGTGTTGCCGTGCCTTTACCTGTAATTGATGAAGAAGTAGTTGCTAGAGCTGCTGTAATAGATGAACAACTCGTTGCACCTGTAATCGATTTCTCCATCCCCCGACGGGTGCGTCCAATATTTGGTTCTGTTTCCTATGCTCAGCTCAAGTCTGGCAAAATCGAAATTTCAGGCACAACTGTACGAACTGCACCTCTTGCTAGCCTGCATCTATCGGAAGAGGCGGCGAAGACTCTCAAGGATTGGATTGTTAAGGGAGAATTCACGCTGACAGAACCTGTGGCACTTTTGCCAAGCGATCGCACCTTTTTACCTCAAGATGTGCGTGGATTTTAA
- a CDS encoding dicarboxylate/amino acid:cation symporter, translating into MNLSTFILLSLGVGVVFGTLLNTTFPDNIELINQTFLAPVGESFLRLIQFVVVPIVFSSLIMGLTRIQGAGQVGRYTIKLMTSYVVTSTIALGVGMGTAYFLQPGSGVTGLIVSETINITEAPSLISWLVSLIPVNPLEALSNGNLLQIIFSAVLLGIGVQLAADKAKPFVEFIESIYHISEKTLSVILYVAPLGVFALMSSTIATQGLDLVAKLFLYVVGLVISSSIMLCLDMLILFALKADPIKFLRSLSEAIALAFGTASSNAALPVVLQNIQENYGLREEIASFAIPLGTALKRDGAAILQGFNALFVVQIYQVPLTPSLLMAIALSSLLVSFSTPGVPGAALITMATVLSASGLPLEAIALVAGIDRLTDGLKTVVNIIGNSVNAIILSHWESEEVLEIEEIKPISALKS; encoded by the coding sequence ATGAATCTATCTACATTTATCTTGCTTTCCCTTGGTGTTGGTGTTGTTTTTGGAACTTTGCTCAATACAACTTTTCCTGACAATATTGAACTCATTAATCAAACTTTTTTGGCTCCAGTTGGTGAATCTTTTTTAAGGTTGATTCAGTTTGTGGTAGTTCCTATTGTCTTCTCTTCACTAATCATGGGCTTAACGAGAATTCAAGGAGCAGGGCAGGTTGGGCGATATACGATCAAATTAATGACGAGCTACGTGGTTACTAGTACGATCGCTCTAGGCGTGGGCATGGGAACTGCCTATTTTTTACAACCAGGGAGTGGGGTAACGGGATTGATCGTATCTGAGACGATTAACATCACCGAAGCACCTTCTCTTATATCTTGGTTAGTTAGTCTTATTCCTGTCAATCCCTTAGAAGCCCTGAGTAATGGGAATTTATTACAAATCATTTTTTCAGCCGTTTTATTAGGGATTGGTGTCCAACTTGCTGCGGATAAAGCCAAACCATTTGTGGAATTCATTGAGAGTATCTATCACATTAGCGAGAAAACTCTATCCGTAATTCTCTATGTTGCACCCTTGGGAGTATTTGCCTTAATGAGTTCAACGATCGCTACTCAAGGCTTAGACCTAGTTGCGAAATTATTCCTTTATGTAGTGGGCTTAGTCATATCCTCCAGTATCATGCTGTGCTTAGATATGCTAATTTTATTTGCCCTCAAAGCTGACCCGATTAAATTTTTGCGGAGTCTGTCCGAGGCGATCGCCCTAGCCTTTGGTACGGCTAGCTCTAATGCCGCTTTACCTGTCGTATTACAGAATATTCAAGAGAATTATGGATTACGCGAAGAGATTGCTAGTTTTGCAATTCCTTTAGGTACTGCCCTTAAGCGCGATGGTGCAGCAATTTTACAGGGATTTAATGCTTTATTTGTAGTGCAAATCTATCAAGTTCCCTTAACTCCTTCCTTACTAATGGCGATCGCCCTGAGTAGCCTACTTGTTTCTTTTAGTACCCCCGGAGTGCCTGGTGCTGCCTTGATTACAATGGCAACAGTACTTTCGGCATCGGGACTCCCATTAGAAGCGATCGCTTTAGTAGCAGGAATTGACCGACTTACCGATGGTTTAAAAACCGTCGTGAATATTATTGGTAATAGCGTAAATGCGATTATCCTTAGTCATTGGGAATCGGAAGAAGTATTAGAGATAGAAGAAATTAAGCCAATATCTGCCCTCAAGAGCTAA
- a CDS encoding fumarylacetoacetate hydrolase family protein produces MADRYVRVKTAQGQVYYGLLELNQAVKVLNTAPWLGGEPNGELLAPDTYQLLYPCEPSKIVAVGKNYSAHAAEMGGEVPKEPILFLKPTTTLISPDDEIALPPQSKRVEYEGELALVIGERCFNLTPNQAIAAIWGYTIANDVTARDLQRSDSQWTRGKGFDTFCPLGPWIVREISPTAVLQTFVNDGKKPLQSAAIDEMVFSPEYIVSYISQIMTLLPGDIIITGTPEGVGPMQEGDRVYIEIEGIGKLQNTVILREPLPVEAEVEEGEID; encoded by the coding sequence ATGGCGGATCGTTATGTTCGCGTAAAAACTGCCCAAGGACAAGTTTATTACGGGTTGTTAGAGTTAAATCAAGCCGTAAAGGTACTCAATACAGCACCTTGGCTGGGAGGGGAGCCAAATGGTGAATTACTTGCTCCAGATACTTATCAACTTTTGTATCCGTGCGAACCCAGCAAAATTGTTGCTGTGGGTAAAAACTATTCGGCTCATGCAGCCGAGATGGGTGGTGAAGTACCCAAGGAGCCGATTTTATTTTTAAAGCCAACGACGACATTAATTTCTCCTGATGATGAAATTGCCTTGCCACCGCAGTCTAAACGGGTGGAGTATGAAGGCGAACTGGCTTTAGTAATTGGTGAGCGTTGTTTTAACTTGACACCCAATCAGGCGATCGCCGCAATTTGGGGTTATACGATCGCTAATGATGTCACCGCTAGAGATCTTCAACGCAGTGATAGTCAATGGACAAGAGGCAAGGGCTTTGATACTTTCTGTCCCTTAGGTCCTTGGATTGTGCGTGAGATTAGTCCTACCGCAGTATTGCAAACTTTTGTGAACGATGGCAAAAAACCACTGCAATCTGCCGCCATTGATGAGATGGTCTTTTCGCCAGAATATATCGTGTCCTACATTAGCCAGATTATGACCTTACTCCCTGGGGACATTATTATCACTGGCACGCCTGAAGGAGTTGGTCCTATGCAGGAAGGCGATCGCGTATATATCGAAATCGAAGGTATTGGGAAACTGCAAAATACTGTAATTTTGCGAGAACCTTTACCTGTAGAAGCGGAAGTTGAAGAAGGTGAAATTGATTAA
- a CDS encoding COP23 domain-containing protein: MKLQLSPKFRRSAVSLSAIAMSFPLAIAIALPSVAQVIPIETNPSSAPLPSDKPNDKAANPTDNKTARFSCQVRDGQYIVVYQPKSQPQKYFPWAAPSAMGDGWSPERRCNEISRRLESYRPDGLVEMRTSTENGYNVICATTDKNSACRIVLTVPNGQDPIATRDRVFGNLTTADSGQQTTAVNTYRGRDRSLGDITSDLGLGIDLSGINGVLNSVLSSNRPTATTNIRGGNLYLKPFLDPSDGGTGASLTNSGFTGSSGRRLNPDNFR; the protein is encoded by the coding sequence ATGAAACTCCAATTGTCTCCAAAATTTCGACGATCTGCTGTTTCCCTATCAGCGATCGCCATGAGTTTCCCGCTAGCGATCGCGATCGCCTTACCAAGTGTTGCCCAAGTTATCCCCATTGAAACTAATCCCAGTTCTGCACCACTGCCATCTGATAAGCCCAATGATAAAGCCGCAAATCCCACTGACAACAAAACGGCAAGATTTAGCTGTCAAGTGCGTGATGGTCAATATATTGTCGTCTATCAGCCGAAGAGTCAGCCTCAAAAATACTTCCCTTGGGCTGCCCCCAGCGCAATGGGTGATGGTTGGTCACCTGAACGTCGTTGTAATGAAATCAGCCGCCGTCTCGAATCCTATCGTCCTGATGGTTTAGTAGAAATGCGAACCAGTACTGAGAATGGCTATAACGTCATTTGTGCTACGACGGACAAAAATTCTGCTTGTCGAATTGTCTTGACAGTCCCCAATGGTCAAGATCCCATCGCCACTCGCGATCGCGTATTTGGTAATCTCACCACCGCTGATAGTGGTCAGCAAACTACAGCAGTAAATACCTATCGTGGGCGCGATCGATCATTAGGTGACATTACTAGTGACCTCGGCTTGGGTATTGATCTCTCAGGGATCAATGGTGTTCTCAATTCAGTACTATCTTCAAACCGCCCAACAGCTACCACTAATATTCGTGGTGGCAACTTGTACTTGAAGCCCTTCCTTGATCCTAGCGATGGTGGTACTGGTGCAAGTCTAACCAACAGTGGTTTTACGGGTAGCAGTGGCAGAAGACTCAATCCTGATAATTTCCGCTAA
- a CDS encoding phosphoglycerate kinase yields the protein MAKKNLASLTADDLAGKKVLVRVDFNVPQDETGKITDDTRIRAALPTIKYLTDAGARVILTSHFGRPKGVTEGLRLNAVAARLSELIGKSVVKTDDCIGDAVAAQVNALNNGDVALLENVRFYPEEEKNDPEFAKKLASLADIYVNDAFGTAHRAHASTEGVTKYISTSVAGFLLDKELQYLSGAIDNPQRPLAAIVGGSKVSSKIGVIETLLDKVDVLLIGGGMIFTFYKARGLSVGKSLVEEDKLDLARALEKKAAERGVKFLLPTDVVVADNFKPDADSQTVSINAIPDGWMGLDIGPDSVKVFQDALADCKSVIWNGPMGVFEFDKFAVGTEAIAHTLADLTGKGTITIIGGGDSVAAVEKVGVAEKMSHISTGGGASLELLEGKILPGIAALNEA from the coding sequence ATGGCAAAAAAGAATCTAGCAAGCTTGACTGCTGATGACTTGGCAGGCAAAAAGGTATTAGTCAGAGTCGATTTCAACGTTCCTCAAGACGAAACTGGCAAAATTACCGACGATACCCGTATCCGTGCAGCGTTGCCAACTATTAAGTATTTGACCGATGCTGGTGCGCGTGTCATCCTCACCAGTCACTTCGGCAGACCCAAGGGCGTTACCGAAGGTCTTCGCCTCAATGCTGTAGCTGCACGTTTGTCAGAATTGATCGGTAAGTCTGTAGTCAAGACCGATGACTGTATCGGTGATGCGGTCGCAGCTCAAGTTAATGCCCTCAACAATGGTGATGTGGCTTTGCTAGAAAACGTTCGTTTCTATCCTGAAGAAGAAAAGAACGATCCTGAATTTGCTAAAAAGTTAGCTTCCTTGGCTGACATCTATGTAAATGATGCTTTTGGTACTGCTCACCGCGCCCATGCTTCGACCGAAGGCGTAACCAAGTACATCAGCACCTCCGTTGCAGGCTTCTTGCTCGACAAGGAATTGCAATACCTCAGTGGTGCGATCGACAATCCTCAGCGTCCTCTCGCCGCGATCGTTGGTGGTTCCAAAGTTTCCAGCAAGATTGGCGTTATCGAAACCTTGCTCGATAAGGTTGACGTACTGCTCATTGGCGGCGGCATGATCTTCACCTTCTACAAAGCTCGTGGCTTAAGTGTTGGTAAGTCCCTCGTTGAAGAAGATAAGCTAGACCTCGCTCGCGCTCTCGAAAAGAAAGCAGCAGAACGTGGTGTTAAGTTCTTGCTCCCTACCGATGTGGTAGTTGCTGATAACTTCAAGCCTGATGCTGATTCTCAAACCGTTAGCATTAACGCTATTCCCGATGGTTGGATGGGCTTAGATATTGGTCCTGACTCCGTTAAGGTATTCCAAGATGCGCTTGCAGATTGCAAATCCGTAATCTGGAACGGTCCTATGGGTGTATTTGAATTTGATAAGTTTGCCGTTGGTACTGAAGCGATCGCCCATACCCTCGCAGACTTGACTGGCAAAGGCACAATCACCATTATCGGTGGTGGTGACTCCGTAGCCGCAGTTGAGAAGGTTGGTGTTGCTGAAAAGATGAGCCACATCTCCACTGGTGGTGGTGCAAGCTTAGAATTGCTCGAAGGCAAGATCCTCCCCGGTATTGCTGCTTTGAACGAAGCTTAA
- a CDS encoding type II toxin-antitoxin system Phd/YefM family antitoxin — MTIRDQLSKELEQIPDSLVEEILDFCIFLKQRQQAKTKDVKILEGNSVLISEDEWRGIQETIYLLSIPKMRESIVEGLSTSVHDCRETLEW; from the coding sequence ATGACGATTAGAGACCAACTTAGTAAAGAACTCGAACAAATTCCTGACTCGCTAGTTGAGGAAATTCTTGACTTTTGCATATTTCTCAAACAGCGTCAACAAGCTAAAACTAAGGATGTAAAAATTTTAGAAGGTAATTCTGTTTTAATTTCTGAAGATGAATGGCGCGGTATTCAGGAAACAATATATTTGCTCTCAATTCCTAAAATGCGTGAATCAATTGTTGAAGGTTTATCAACTTCTGTTCATGATTGCAGAGAGACATTAGAATGGTGA
- a CDS encoding Txe/YoeB family addiction module toxin → MMWKLVYTKQSQKDAKEISASNLKGKVAELLSIIQINPFQNPPPYEKLVGDFSGAYSRRINVQHRLIYEVIESEKTIKIIRMWTHYE, encoded by the coding sequence GTGATGTGGAAATTGGTATACACCAAGCAATCTCAAAAAGATGCAAAGGAAATATCTGCAAGTAATCTCAAAGGTAAAGTTGCCGAACTTCTGTCTATAATTCAAATAAATCCATTTCAGAATCCACCACCCTATGAAAAATTGGTTGGTGACTTCTCAGGTGCATATTCACGCAGAATCAATGTTCAACACCGTCTTATCTATGAGGTGATTGAGTCTGAGAAGACTATTAAAATAATTAGAATGTGGACTCATTATGAGTAA
- a CDS encoding DUF4926 domain-containing protein, which translates to MLTSSVKLLDVVALTVDLPQDNLWRGQVGTVVEILANGQAFEVEFSDRNGRTYESLGLTPEEFMILHFEPILPNSKAQLVTV; encoded by the coding sequence ATGTTAACAAGTTCAGTAAAACTTCTAGATGTCGTAGCTCTGACTGTCGATCTTCCCCAAGATAATCTATGGCGTGGACAAGTTGGCACAGTCGTTGAGATACTTGCCAATGGTCAAGCCTTTGAAGTCGAGTTTAGCGATCGCAATGGTCGCACATACGAATCATTAGGATTAACTCCAGAAGAATTCATGATTCTACATTTCGAGCCAATATTACCTAATTCCAAAGCTCAATTAGTCACAGTATAA
- a CDS encoding DUF6883 domain-containing protein, producing MLIPNANNAVVDIRKLRDYCLNLEHDDGKHKARLFASMLGMKAENAEELRLILLEIITTHEAKLGRSDRFGQRYTVDFEITWQNRNAILRSGWIIEHGSDIPKLTTCYPL from the coding sequence ATGTTAATTCCCAACGCTAACAACGCTGTTGTTGACATTCGTAAATTGCGGGATTACTGTCTTAATCTAGAACATGATGACGGCAAACATAAAGCCAGACTATTCGCCTCAATGCTTGGCATGAAAGCAGAAAATGCTGAAGAATTAAGACTAATTCTGCTAGAGATTATCACAACACATGAAGCTAAATTAGGCAGATCTGATAGATTTGGGCAACGATACACTGTGGATTTTGAGATTACATGGCAAAATAGAAATGCAATCCTGCGGAGTGGATGGATTATTGAACATGGTTCAGATATTCCAAAACTAACGACTTGCTACCCTCTATAG
- a CDS encoding DUF433 domain-containing protein, which produces MTAYALNLPDHLKQEVEQLAESQGISLDQFVLWAVTEKVSTLKASFSLIAYRQGASGQIFPVVKGTAVRVQTLAIAAHKWSMSVAQIADEYDLSEEQVTEALRFYAVNKEQVDLAIASEQELDAIHC; this is translated from the coding sequence ATGACAGCCTACGCCTTAAACTTACCCGATCACTTAAAGCAGGAAGTCGAACAGTTAGCCGAAAGTCAGGGAATTTCGCTGGATCAGTTTGTACTGTGGGCTGTTACAGAAAAGGTCAGTACGCTTAAAGCATCATTTTCTCTGATTGCTTATCGTCAAGGGGCAAGTGGACAAATTTTTCCTGTGGTTAAGGGAACGGCAGTAAGGGTGCAGACATTAGCGATCGCTGCTCACAAGTGGAGCATGAGTGTTGCTCAAATTGCTGATGAATACGATTTATCCGAGGAGCAGGTAACGGAAGCATTGAGATTTTATGCAGTAAATAAAGAACAGGTTGATTTGGCGATCGCTTCTGAGCAAGAATTAGATGCTATTCACTGTTAA
- a CDS encoding ATP-binding protein has protein sequence MLEISEADILSRLRFDNPWWEQGREGKITYEDTPRRKYFETFYENILDSNVRRAIVLMGPRRVGKTVMVYHTIRALLDSGVEATNILYIPLETPIYTGLHLERILNYFQKLFEHKRNTKLFIFFDEIQYLRDWEIHLKSLVDSYADYRFIATGSAAAALRLKSNESGAGRFSDYVLPPLTFAEYLMFIGREAELVAELESHIYGASAINYSALNIAALNEEFINYLNFGGYPEAVFSETIRQNPSQYIKSDIIDKVLLRDLPSLYGINDIQELNRLFTTLAYNSGNEVSLDGLSKSSGVAKNTVKRYLEYLEAAFLIRRVERIDNNAKRFKRAMCFKVYLTNPSMRAALFGQIDANSEAMGSMTETAIFSQWQHSQVTELYYARWKSGEIDIVHLDNVSQLPSWIVEVKWSDRPYRILAELDNCVEFVNKHPNISQPILITSQTISDKDIKYKGVEFKFSPSSLYAYLLGANLLKYIDNKLVKRRVSEEI, from the coding sequence ATGCTTGAAATTTCAGAAGCAGACATTTTATCCCGACTTCGGTTTGATAATCCTTGGTGGGAACAGGGCAGAGAAGGAAAAATAACTTACGAAGATACACCTCGACGTAAGTACTTCGAGACTTTTTATGAAAATATTTTGGATTCAAATGTTCGCCGAGCGATCGTTTTAATGGGACCAAGGCGAGTTGGGAAAACTGTTATGGTTTATCACACCATTCGCGCACTCCTAGATTCTGGTGTAGAAGCAACCAATATTTTATACATTCCCCTTGAAACTCCAATCTACACAGGATTACATCTAGAAAGGATACTTAATTATTTTCAGAAACTTTTTGAACATAAACGCAATACCAAACTATTTATTTTCTTTGATGAAATTCAGTATTTGCGTGATTGGGAAATACATCTTAAATCTCTAGTTGACTCCTATGCAGACTATCGCTTTATTGCTACAGGTTCTGCGGCAGCAGCATTAAGACTAAAGAGTAATGAGTCTGGTGCTGGGCGCTTTAGTGATTATGTTCTACCACCGCTAACTTTTGCTGAGTACTTGATGTTTATTGGCAGAGAAGCGGAACTTGTAGCAGAGCTAGAATCACATATTTATGGAGCTTCAGCTATAAATTATTCTGCCCTAAATATTGCTGCTCTCAATGAGGAATTTATAAACTACTTGAACTTTGGTGGATATCCAGAGGCAGTTTTTTCAGAAACTATCAGACAAAACCCCAGCCAATATATTAAGAGTGACATTATTGATAAGGTGTTACTCCGAGATCTCCCAAGCCTTTACGGTATTAACGACATTCAAGAATTAAATAGACTATTTACGACCTTAGCTTACAACTCTGGGAATGAAGTAAGTTTAGATGGATTATCCAAATCCTCTGGGGTTGCCAAGAATACGGTTAAGCGTTATCTAGAATATTTGGAGGCTGCATTCCTAATTCGGCGAGTTGAAAGGATAGATAACAATGCGAAGAGATTTAAGCGAGCAATGTGTTTCAAGGTCTATTTAACCAATCCATCTATGAGGGCTGCATTATTTGGACAAATTGATGCGAATTCTGAAGCTATGGGATCTATGACTGAAACGGCAATTTTTAGTCAATGGCAACATAGTCAAGTTACGGAACTTTATTATGCGCGATGGAAGTCGGGAGAAATTGATATTGTGCATTTGGATAATGTTAGCCAATTACCCTCTTGGATTGTGGAAGTTAAGTGGAGCGATCGCCCCTATCGGATACTTGCTGAACTTGATAATTGTGTTGAATTTGTGAATAAACATCCCAATATATCTCAACCAATTTTGATTACTAGTCAAACTATTTCAGATAAAGACATTAAATATAAAGGAGTAGAGTTTAAATTTAGCCCCTCTAGTCTTTACGCTTATCTACTAGGCGCAAATTTATTGAAGTATATTGACAATAAGCTGGTTAAGCGGAGAGTTTCAGAAGAAATTTGA
- the ffh gene encoding signal recognition particle protein, whose product MFDEIADKFEAAWKKLRGQDKISDSNIQGAIREVRRALLEADVNLQVVKEFVEEISKQAQGADVIAGVRPDQQFIKIVYDELVKTMGEANVPLAEAANAPTVILMAGLQGTGKTTATAKLALHLRKLERTALLVATDVYRPAAIDQLLTLGKQINVPVFEMGADADPVEIARQGLAKAKELGVNTVIVDTAGRLQIDRDMMEELSRVKDAIKPDEVLLVVDAMTGQEAATLTRTFHDEIGITGAILTKMDGDTRGGAALSVRQISGQPIKFIGVGEKVEALQPFYPERMASRILGMGDVLTLVEKAQEEIDITDAAKLQEKILSAKFDFDDFLKNTRMMKNMGSFGGMLKMLPGMKINDAQIQEAEKQLKRCESMIASMTKQERKDPDLIAKSPSRKQRIANGSGYKLQDVTKLVADFQKMRSLMQQMGQGKMPNFPGMPNMGGGGFPGMGGMGNQSPAGNPVYGKKKKKKKGFGEL is encoded by the coding sequence ATGTTTGATGAAATCGCCGATAAATTTGAGGCGGCTTGGAAAAAGTTACGCGGACAGGACAAAATCTCTGACTCCAATATACAGGGCGCGATTCGTGAAGTACGCAGGGCGCTATTAGAGGCAGATGTCAACTTACAGGTTGTCAAAGAATTTGTCGAAGAAATCTCCAAACAGGCTCAAGGGGCTGATGTAATTGCAGGTGTACGCCCCGATCAGCAGTTTATCAAGATCGTCTATGACGAATTGGTAAAGACGATGGGCGAGGCAAATGTGCCACTTGCTGAGGCTGCCAATGCACCGACGGTAATTTTGATGGCAGGTTTGCAGGGTACAGGTAAAACCACTGCTACGGCTAAATTAGCTTTACATTTACGCAAACTAGAGCGTACGGCGTTACTAGTCGCGACTGACGTATATCGTCCTGCGGCGATCGACCAGTTACTCACCCTCGGTAAGCAAATTAATGTGCCAGTCTTTGAAATGGGCGCTGATGCTGACCCTGTGGAGATTGCCCGTCAAGGTTTGGCAAAGGCAAAGGAATTAGGCGTTAATACTGTGATCGTCGATACGGCGGGACGCTTGCAGATCGATCGCGACATGATGGAGGAGTTAAGTCGGGTTAAGGATGCGATTAAGCCCGATGAAGTGCTGCTGGTTGTCGATGCGATGACTGGTCAAGAAGCAGCAACCCTCACCCGTACTTTCCATGATGAGATTGGGATTACGGGCGCAATCCTCACCAAGATGGATGGCGATACTCGTGGTGGGGCGGCGCTATCGGTGCGGCAGATTTCGGGACAGCCGATTAAGTTTATCGGTGTGGGCGAAAAGGTGGAGGCATTACAACCCTTCTATCCTGAGCGCATGGCTTCACGGATTTTGGGCATGGGTGATGTGCTGACGCTGGTGGAGAAGGCGCAGGAAGAAATTGATATTACCGATGCTGCAAAGCTCCAAGAAAAGATTCTCAGCGCCAAGTTCGACTTTGACGACTTCCTGAAGAACACCCGCATGATGAAAAACATGGGTTCTTTTGGTGGAATGTTGAAGATGCTCCCGGGGATGAAAATCAATGACGCGCAAATTCAAGAAGCGGAAAAGCAACTCAAGCGTTGTGAGTCGATGATTGCGTCAATGACGAAACAGGAACGCAAAGATCCTGACCTCATTGCCAAGAGTCCTAGCCGCAAACAACGGATCGCTAATGGTTCGGGTTACAAGCTTCAGGATGTGACGAAGTTAGTCGCGGATTTCCAGAAGATGCGATCGCTGATGCAGCAAATGGGACAGGGCAAGATGCCGAATTTCCCCGGAATGCCAAATATGGGCGGCGGCGGATTTCCCGGAATGGGCGGTATGGGCAACCAATCTCCTGCGGGCAATCCTGTTTATGGCAAGAAGAAGAAAAAGAAGAAGGGATTTGGAGAATTGTAA